Proteins found in one Vagococcus carniphilus genomic segment:
- a CDS encoding YdcF family protein, with amino-acid sequence MGLGLIWFIIGVLMPLICFSYWMYFRPTSLWTGFFFIMLAGFLYITLIIQLERVSSQLAIAVAMPGVIFLAIVGIFGLFTGVVALFWNERVLLKREGFSLSNLLPLLVALGLIAFQVMVVVLAYYGHNPYVIAFSMFISMCFSYVISVFFFYLITSFLYNVFPTFGKVDYIIVLGAGLIDGERVTPLLASRIDVAVKLFNKQKNKKNHEPTIILSGGQGPDEKISEAQAMMNYIVDKNYQLGSVYLEEKSKNTKENLQLSEAIAYQKDNIKNFNRKNIVIASNNYHILRAGKLAYQSGIFARGIGAKTKFYYLPTAFIREYIGYLALTKKRHLIIFGCIFFISLLMLALQLFVS; translated from the coding sequence ATGGGACTAGGATTAATATGGTTTATTATTGGGGTTTTAATGCCTTTGATATGTTTTTCATATTGGATGTATTTTCGCCCAACAAGTCTTTGGACAGGATTCTTCTTCATTATGTTAGCTGGTTTTCTGTATATAACACTTATTATTCAATTAGAACGAGTTAGTAGCCAATTAGCGATTGCTGTCGCTATGCCAGGAGTTATCTTTTTAGCAATTGTTGGCATTTTTGGCTTATTTACAGGAGTAGTAGCTTTATTTTGGAACGAGAGGGTACTTTTAAAAAGAGAGGGATTTTCATTAAGTAATTTACTTCCCTTACTTGTTGCACTGGGCTTAATTGCTTTTCAGGTAATGGTTGTTGTCTTAGCATATTATGGACATAATCCTTATGTAATTGCTTTTTCAATGTTTATTAGCATGTGCTTTTCTTATGTGATATCTGTTTTCTTTTTCTACCTGATAACATCCTTTTTATACAATGTATTTCCAACATTTGGAAAAGTCGATTACATCATTGTTTTAGGAGCGGGTTTAATCGATGGAGAAAGAGTTACACCCTTATTAGCGAGTCGAATTGATGTTGCGGTGAAATTGTTTAATAAACAAAAAAATAAAAAAAATCATGAACCAACCATTATTTTATCAGGTGGGCAAGGACCTGATGAAAAAATATCAGAAGCTCAAGCAATGATGAATTATATAGTAGATAAAAATTATCAACTTGGCTCTGTATATTTAGAAGAAAAATCAAAAAATACAAAAGAGAACCTTCAATTATCAGAAGCAATTGCCTATCAAAAAGATAATATTAAAAATTTCAATCGTAAAAATATTGTTATAGCTTCTAACAATTACCATATTTTACGTGCAGGTAAATTAGCTTACCAATCAGGCATTTTTGCTAGAGGAATTGGAGCTAAAACTAAATTTTACTATTTACCAACTGCTTTTATTAGAGAATATATCGGATACCTCGCTTTAACGAAAAAAAGACATTTAATTATTTTTGGCTGTATCTTCTTTATTTCTCTTTTAATGTTAGCTCTACAACTTTTTGTTTCTTAA
- a CDS encoding serine hydrolase, giving the protein MKKFSLYVVSFVMTLMVGATILSQEVLAEEKAQPSMMDLIKEANYQVIESDKPKSAILIDANTGKFLWGENEDSPHNPASIMKLMSIYLVYEAMEKGKFNMDTMVEATERHQQIANIYEISNNKIVAGVSYPVKELIPMALVPSSNVATMMLAEQVEPDAVKFLQMMNDKAKELGMSNTKIVNATGAEISSFQGLYAKEGIDTSSLDINGSNETTAKDFSIFTYNLIKNFPQILEYTSKPTVTVMEGTPNEEKFETYNYSIPSPDKVYDDVDGDYGFEGVDGLKTGSSPSGAFNLDVTAKRGDLRLIAIVFGVGDWSDQTGEYKRHPFANAILNYGFNHFEYKELVKKGKQIIDEKEIDVLENLSDVVKKDETPKVLINENKTITLDNPLKPVSEKIKPVETKYETVEKDIATDVVDTTKKHTKNLIDTLKNTVDLSNPIIKAAVIVFGSILLLLLILIILLIRSNRRRKKARQRQERRSSRVNQPEE; this is encoded by the coding sequence ATGAAGAAGTTTAGTTTATATGTTGTAAGTTTTGTAATGACACTAATGGTGGGTGCTACTATCTTATCTCAAGAAGTATTAGCAGAAGAAAAAGCACAGCCATCTATGATGGATTTGATAAAAGAAGCTAATTATCAAGTTATTGAATCAGATAAACCTAAATCAGCTATTTTAATTGATGCGAACACAGGAAAATTTCTGTGGGGTGAAAATGAAGATTCTCCACATAACCCAGCAAGCATAATGAAATTAATGTCTATTTACCTTGTTTATGAAGCGATGGAAAAAGGTAAATTTAATATGGATACAATGGTAGAAGCAACAGAAAGACATCAACAAATAGCAAATATTTATGAAATTAGTAATAATAAAATCGTGGCAGGTGTGTCTTATCCTGTTAAAGAGCTTATCCCAATGGCTCTTGTTCCGTCTTCAAACGTAGCAACAATGATGTTAGCTGAACAAGTTGAACCAGATGCGGTTAAATTTTTACAAATGATGAACGATAAAGCAAAAGAGTTAGGTATGTCTAATACTAAAATTGTTAATGCTACAGGTGCTGAAATCTCATCTTTCCAAGGGTTGTATGCTAAAGAAGGAATTGATACAAGTAGTTTGGATATAAATGGTTCAAACGAAACCACAGCAAAAGATTTTTCTATTTTTACGTATAATCTAATCAAGAATTTCCCTCAAATTTTAGAATATACAAGTAAACCAACTGTGACTGTCATGGAAGGAACACCAAATGAAGAAAAATTTGAAACTTATAATTACTCCATTCCTTCACCAGATAAAGTTTATGATGATGTGGACGGAGATTATGGTTTTGAAGGTGTAGATGGTTTAAAAACTGGTTCTAGCCCATCTGGCGCCTTTAATTTAGATGTAACAGCTAAACGTGGTGATTTACGCCTAATCGCAATTGTATTTGGTGTGGGTGATTGGAGTGACCAAACAGGAGAGTATAAACGTCATCCGTTTGCTAATGCTATTTTAAACTATGGATTCAATCATTTTGAATACAAAGAACTTGTTAAAAAAGGAAAGCAAATAATTGATGAAAAAGAAATTGATGTTTTAGAAAATCTTTCTGATGTTGTCAAAAAAGACGAAACACCTAAAGTTCTCATCAATGAAAACAAAACGATTACGCTAGATAACCCATTAAAACCGGTATCTGAAAAAATCAAACCAGTTGAGACTAAATATGAAACAGTCGAAAAAGATATCGCAACGGATGTTGTTGACACGACAAAAAAACATACTAAAAATTTAATTGATACGCTAAAAAACACAGTTGATTTATCTAACCCAATTATTAAGGCAGCTGTTATTGTGTTTGGTTCAATTTTATTGTTATTATTGATTTTGATTATTCTTTTAATTAGATCTAATAGAAGAAGAAAAAAAGCTCGTCAAAGACAAGAAAGAAGAAGTAGTAGAGTGAATCAACCTGAAGAATAA
- a CDS encoding aldo/keto reductase encodes MNTISSNYQLSNGQMIPVVGFGTWQAPDGNVAEKAVLDALEAGYRHIDTAAIYKNEASVGRAIKKSGIKREELFLTTKLWNDSHSYEKATKAIDDSLKRLDVDYVDLYLIHWPNPVDIRGEYSKWNAESWQAMEEAVEAGKIKSIGVSNFHPHHLEELLKTARIKPVVNQIFLNPSDHQAKIVEFCQKQDILLEAYSPLGTGEILGLNELNDIAKRYNKTSAQVVLRWSLQKGFLPLPKSVTPKRIKENLAIFDFELSKEDMALLAQLEGKAGFAKDPDNVDF; translated from the coding sequence ATGAATACTATCTCAAGTAATTATCAACTAAGTAATGGGCAAATGATACCTGTCGTTGGATTTGGTACTTGGCAAGCTCCTGACGGAAATGTAGCTGAAAAAGCTGTTCTTGATGCTTTAGAAGCTGGTTACAGACATATTGATACAGCAGCTATCTATAAAAACGAAGCTAGTGTTGGCCGTGCCATTAAGAAAAGTGGTATCAAAAGAGAAGAACTCTTTTTAACAACCAAGTTGTGGAATGATAGTCATTCGTATGAAAAAGCGACTAAGGCAATAGATGATTCTTTAAAACGTTTAGATGTTGATTATGTAGACTTGTATTTAATTCATTGGCCAAACCCTGTAGATATTCGAGGAGAATATAGTAAATGGAATGCTGAGAGTTGGCAAGCGATGGAAGAAGCGGTAGAAGCAGGGAAAATTAAATCGATAGGAGTTTCTAATTTTCATCCTCATCATTTAGAAGAACTGTTAAAAACGGCTAGGATAAAACCAGTAGTAAACCAAATTTTCTTAAATCCAAGTGACCATCAGGCAAAAATTGTTGAATTTTGTCAAAAACAAGATATCTTGTTAGAAGCATATAGTCCTCTTGGAACAGGCGAAATTCTTGGTTTAAATGAATTAAATGATATAGCGAAACGTTATAACAAAACAAGTGCACAAGTTGTTTTGAGATGGTCGTTACAAAAAGGATTTTTACCATTACCAAAATCAGTAACACCTAAGAGAATTAAAGAAAATCTAGCTATCTTTGATTTTGAATTATCTAAAGAGGATATGGCTCTATTAGCTCAACTAGAAGGTAAAGCAGGATTTGCAAAAGACCCTGATAATGTAGACTTTTAA
- the cls gene encoding cardiolipin synthase has product MKNFIKIISNRAIIIGLLILLQLGLLFAIIVRFEEYFVYFYTIYIMVSAAVIIKIVNNRSNPAYKIAWIIPIMLIPIFGTVIYLVFGRIRFTKEEKQKMSLIQEKEKEANLKTVCSVTIDDGNEDAKIQSNYLSQYGEGALFKHTSSQYFPLGEQAFKAMLEELEKAEKYIFMEYFIVEEGKMWDAILEILERKAKEGLDVRFIYDDFGCLTTLPHHYYRKLENMGIKSCVFNPFIPVLSPVFNNRNHRKITVIDGKVAFTGGINLADEYINEVERFGHWKDNSIMVKGEAAWGFTLLFLSLWEFIYKNDDNIADFYPDFEEDHLVDSEGYYQPYVDSPFDAETVGINVYLNLINRAKKYVYITTPYLIIDNLLMEALCTAAKGGVDVRIIVPHKPDKWYVHAVTKSNYSQLIEAGVKIYEYTPGFIHSKTFVVDDLYATVGTINLDYRSLFLHFECGVWMYKTTSVMEVYEDHIQTEAMSQLVTLEEARSISWLRKVGRATLAVFSPLL; this is encoded by the coding sequence ATGAAAAACTTCATAAAAATTATTTCGAATCGAGCTATTATTATTGGTTTACTAATATTACTTCAATTAGGTTTATTGTTTGCTATTATTGTTAGATTTGAAGAGTATTTTGTTTATTTTTATACGATTTACATCATGGTTTCAGCGGCAGTTATCATCAAAATTGTCAATAATCGGAGTAACCCGGCTTATAAGATTGCCTGGATTATTCCAATTATGTTAATTCCGATTTTTGGAACGGTGATTTATCTTGTATTTGGACGTATTCGATTTACTAAAGAAGAAAAACAAAAAATGTCTTTAATTCAAGAAAAAGAAAAAGAGGCAAATCTCAAAACAGTTTGTAGTGTCACCATAGATGATGGGAATGAGGATGCCAAAATCCAATCTAATTATCTGAGTCAATACGGTGAAGGAGCTCTTTTCAAACATACTTCTAGTCAGTATTTTCCATTAGGAGAACAAGCTTTTAAAGCAATGCTTGAAGAGTTAGAAAAAGCTGAAAAATATATCTTCATGGAGTATTTCATCGTTGAAGAAGGAAAAATGTGGGATGCAATTTTAGAAATACTTGAAAGAAAAGCTAAAGAAGGTTTGGATGTTCGCTTTATTTATGATGATTTCGGTTGTTTAACCACATTACCACATCATTATTACCGAAAACTTGAGAATATGGGGATAAAATCATGTGTCTTCAATCCGTTTATTCCAGTCTTATCTCCAGTTTTTAATAACCGAAATCACCGTAAAATTACAGTGATTGATGGAAAAGTTGCTTTTACAGGTGGTATAAATTTAGCAGATGAATATATCAATGAAGTGGAACGTTTTGGTCATTGGAAAGATAATTCCATCATGGTAAAAGGAGAGGCAGCCTGGGGATTTACCTTGCTATTTCTTTCATTATGGGAATTTATTTATAAAAATGATGATAATATTGCAGACTTCTATCCGGATTTTGAAGAGGATCACTTAGTAGATAGTGAAGGTTATTATCAGCCTTACGTAGATTCACCCTTTGATGCTGAAACGGTGGGAATTAATGTTTATTTAAACTTAATTAATCGTGCTAAAAAGTATGTTTATATAACAACACCTTACTTAATTATTGATAATCTTTTAATGGAAGCCCTGTGTACAGCGGCAAAAGGTGGAGTAGATGTTCGAATTATTGTTCCTCATAAACCTGATAAATGGTATGTCCATGCAGTGACAAAATCAAATTATTCTCAACTAATTGAAGCGGGTGTAAAAATCTATGAGTATACTCCTGGTTTTATTCATTCTAAAACTTTTGTTGTAGATGATTTGTATGCGACTGTCGGAACAATAAATCTAGATTACCGCAGTTTATTTTTACATTTTGAATGTGGTGTTTGGATGTACAAAACAACCTCAGTTATGGAAGTTTATGAGGATCATATTCAAACAGAAGCAATGAGTCAATTGGTTACACTTGAAGAAGCAAGAAGTATCAGTTGGTTAAGAAAAGTTGGTCGTGCTACGTTAGCAGTCTTTTCGCCGTTGCTATAA